From Paenibacillus graminis, a single genomic window includes:
- a CDS encoding spore germination protein produces the protein MRTLAEKNMLEAMKEQLTDCSDAVYQSINVYGHACMLIYIPTIVDTLSLQEFVSTPLKREANSEPDWPRFLERLDHGSAFAIPYIKAYQIDRAVELVVAGNAVLFIEGLPYVYYFEITHYQKRAVSQSQNELVVIGPQEAFIEDVQTNLSLLRHKIKHKDLKTRHFTIGKYTKTDVYLVYIEGLCKAEILANFTDKLENQSIDGVLGISTIAEQMNEGQYTPFPLYQYTERPDSVAASLMEGRVAVLQDGTPTALLTPATFFTMLQSSEDYYQSFYAGSWIRLVRFFFSIVSLLLPSLYVAITTFHSQIIPSDLLITIAAARENIPFSALTEALIMELTFEALREAGTRIPKPVGQTVSVIGGIVIGQAAVQAGIVSAPMVIVVSITGIASYIIPHLELGLTFRLLRFVLLILGGTLGLLGVYAAAYVVYAHLAHLRSFGTPYLQPVAPLVWEDWKDTFLRVPFNLMTKRSTAFTNSTNEKRQKQK, from the coding sequence GTGAGAACGTTGGCTGAGAAAAATATGCTGGAGGCTATGAAAGAGCAGCTTACAGATTGCAGTGATGCAGTATACCAGTCAATTAACGTCTATGGCCACGCCTGTATGCTGATATACATTCCCACTATAGTCGACACACTCAGTCTCCAGGAATTTGTTTCTACCCCCCTCAAGCGGGAGGCGAATTCCGAGCCGGATTGGCCGCGGTTTCTGGAACGTCTGGATCACGGTTCAGCTTTTGCCATTCCCTATATCAAAGCTTACCAGATTGATAGAGCCGTAGAACTGGTCGTTGCCGGGAATGCAGTACTTTTCATTGAAGGCCTGCCATATGTCTACTATTTCGAGATCACCCATTATCAGAAGCGGGCGGTGTCTCAATCACAGAATGAGCTGGTGGTTATAGGGCCGCAGGAGGCTTTTATTGAGGATGTGCAGACCAACCTGTCTTTGCTGCGGCATAAAATCAAACATAAGGATTTGAAGACCAGGCATTTCACAATCGGCAAATATACGAAAACCGATGTGTATCTGGTCTATATTGAAGGCTTGTGCAAAGCGGAAATCCTTGCAAATTTTACAGATAAGCTTGAGAACCAGTCGATTGACGGGGTGCTTGGCATCAGCACCATAGCGGAGCAAATGAATGAGGGACAGTATACCCCCTTTCCTTTATATCAATATACAGAGCGCCCGGATTCCGTGGCGGCTTCTCTGATGGAAGGAAGGGTAGCCGTGCTGCAGGACGGCACCCCAACTGCTTTGCTGACACCGGCTACCTTTTTCACCATGCTTCAATCCTCTGAGGACTACTATCAGAGCTTCTATGCCGGAAGCTGGATCCGGCTGGTCCGTTTCTTCTTCTCCATTGTGTCCTTGCTGCTGCCGTCATTATATGTCGCGATTACCACCTTCCACAGCCAGATTATTCCTTCCGACCTGCTCATAACCATTGCTGCAGCCAGAGAAAACATTCCATTCTCGGCTTTGACAGAGGCGTTGATTATGGAGCTTACCTTTGAAGCGCTTCGCGAAGCCGGCACCCGGATTCCCAAGCCCGTCGGGCAGACCGTATCGGTTATTGGCGGGATTGTCATTGGACAGGCTGCAGTCCAGGCGGGGATTGTTTCGGCTCCCATGGTAATCGTTGTTTCCATTACAGGCATTGCTTCCTATATTATCCCCCACCTGGAGCTGGGTCTGACGTTTCGGCTGCTCCGGTTTGTACTCCTCATTCTGGGTGGAACGTTGGGGCTGCTCGGAGTATACGCCGCTGCCTATGTGGTCTACGCCCATTTAGCCCATCTCAGAAGCTTTGGTACTCCCTATCTTCAACCGGTGGCCCCTCTGGTGTGGGAGGATTGGAAGGATACATTTCTTCGTGTACCGTTTAATCTTATGACCAAACGGAGCACTGCCTTTACGAACAGTACAAACGAAAAGAGGCAAAAACAAAAATGA
- a CDS encoding Ger(x)C family spore germination protein, which translates to MRLFKLVLSVLLLLSLAGCGSKIELDKLTFVFGLYIDAGEEPGTVELTISAPLPNRLLSSTQPNPGDGKSYSMVSKTASTVADAFALIQRDLPRRLEISHIKVVVLGKEYARQGIDESLEWFKRQPEFPLGTYIMTASGKAKAAAQLSALFEQTPDQVLMNFSKENLLFATTVRDCALAEASNMGYAMNLLSLKHRTDPLEPGKSMHWAGLQGLALFHKAKLSGTLNIYESRAFAWAAGHLAGSFYLPEYSVTWDDNGQGSASALFLSNKASLHTRFTEDGPVFYLKLKGSASIINYHDSLGRGAENLSPFIVQKLQKAVVKEVSQAVRATQEAGADVLQLGMQVEWNNPGEWKRLKERWEDYYSHDAQIKVSADIKIQDIGSVK; encoded by the coding sequence ATGAGGCTCTTCAAGCTGGTTCTAAGCGTTCTGCTGCTGCTGAGTCTGGCCGGCTGCGGGTCCAAAATCGAGTTGGATAAATTAACCTTTGTTTTTGGCCTTTATATCGATGCCGGGGAAGAACCGGGGACGGTGGAGTTAACCATCAGTGCACCGCTGCCCAACCGCCTGCTCTCCAGCACCCAGCCAAACCCCGGGGACGGCAAGTCTTATTCTATGGTGTCGAAGACAGCTTCCACCGTCGCGGATGCCTTTGCTTTAATCCAAAGGGATCTGCCGCGCCGGTTGGAGATCTCCCACATCAAGGTGGTGGTGCTGGGAAAGGAATATGCACGCCAAGGAATAGACGAGTCCCTAGAATGGTTCAAAAGGCAGCCGGAGTTCCCTTTGGGCACTTACATAATGACGGCATCGGGCAAAGCGAAGGCAGCCGCTCAGTTGTCTGCTTTATTTGAACAAACTCCGGATCAGGTGCTGATGAATTTTTCCAAAGAAAATCTGCTGTTCGCAACAACAGTCAGGGACTGTGCACTGGCTGAAGCCTCCAATATGGGGTATGCGATGAATCTTCTTTCGCTTAAGCACAGAACAGACCCTCTGGAGCCAGGCAAGAGTATGCATTGGGCGGGTCTGCAAGGCTTAGCTTTGTTTCACAAAGCTAAATTGAGCGGCACATTAAATATCTATGAAAGCAGAGCATTCGCTTGGGCAGCGGGCCATCTGGCCGGAAGCTTCTATTTACCGGAGTATTCGGTTACCTGGGATGATAATGGACAGGGTTCAGCCAGCGCCTTATTTTTAAGCAACAAAGCTTCCCTGCACACCAGATTTACGGAGGATGGACCAGTCTTTTATCTCAAGCTGAAGGGCAGTGCAAGCATTATTAATTATCACGACTCCCTGGGACGGGGCGCAGAGAATCTCAGCCCGTTTATTGTGCAGAAACTCCAGAAGGCGGTTGTCAAAGAGGTGTCACAGGCAGTGCGTGCCACACAAGAAGCCGGAGCAGATGTGCTTCAGCTCGGCATGCAAGTGGAGTGGAACAATCCGGGGGAGTGGAAGAGGCTCAAAGAGCGCTGGGAGGATTATTATTCGCATGATGCACAAATTAAAGTATCAGCGGATATAAAAATTCAGGATATTGGTTCAGTCAAATAA
- a CDS encoding GerAB/ArcD/ProY family transporter — MSTSNWQLFRFALIYFSSQSTIFLIPFILSSSGYQGWIALIGGTLLSMLILIFTIQVGKLKPEQGWIDFGRDIMGVWVHRLLVFFILCWCIYFASFDIENFVLFFGSNYMRGTSPIYIQIVIGLVIMYTASLGITTIIYMADGIFLIFVVAVLFAVYSFFPNADFSMLPAFLHYHDPGIALRDSVSVSSWFAEWLVFLFLAPELKIGNKMLKKLMAAAVFILFIVLAGWTMTMLNFGPHFGTQLQYPLLEMIRGSSHNSILGNLDPILIGIWSASMFIHGSVLIYVACKCTLYLTNWKKTKAIVPILTLCSITIAYLYSRDIANYLRDFTSYLIMYTWLFIECIPVYYFIAAYIRSKFGRAVK; from the coding sequence ATGTCTACATCCAATTGGCAGTTGTTCAGATTCGCCCTGATCTATTTCAGCTCCCAGTCCACAATTTTTCTCATCCCCTTTATTTTGTCGAGCTCGGGCTACCAGGGCTGGATTGCACTGATTGGCGGGACCCTGCTGAGCATGCTCATTCTTATCTTCACCATTCAGGTGGGCAAACTGAAACCGGAACAAGGGTGGATTGATTTTGGCAGAGACATCATGGGGGTTTGGGTTCACCGGCTGCTAGTGTTCTTTATACTCTGCTGGTGTATCTATTTTGCATCATTTGATATCGAGAATTTTGTCCTGTTTTTTGGCTCCAACTATATGAGGGGAACGTCTCCAATCTATATTCAAATCGTGATAGGTCTGGTAATTATGTACACTGCCTCACTGGGGATTACCACAATCATCTATATGGCAGATGGCATCTTCCTGATTTTTGTTGTAGCTGTCCTGTTCGCTGTGTATTCGTTTTTTCCAAATGCGGATTTTTCGATGCTTCCGGCCTTTCTGCACTATCATGATCCGGGGATTGCACTCAGAGATTCGGTTTCAGTAAGCTCGTGGTTTGCAGAATGGTTAGTATTTCTGTTCTTGGCGCCTGAGTTGAAAATCGGCAACAAAATGCTCAAAAAACTGATGGCAGCAGCCGTATTTATTCTGTTTATCGTTTTGGCGGGCTGGACTATGACAATGCTGAATTTTGGACCGCATTTCGGCACGCAGCTCCAATACCCGTTACTGGAAATGATCCGCGGCTCGTCCCACAACAGTATTCTTGGCAATCTGGACCCTATTCTGATAGGCATCTGGTCTGCCTCCATGTTCATTCACGGTTCTGTTCTAATCTATGTCGCCTGCAAATGCACGCTGTACCTCACCAATTGGAAGAAGACAAAGGCAATAGTTCCCATTCTGACACTCTGCTCCATAACTATCGCCTACCTCTATTCAAGGGATATCGCGAATTATCTCAGGGATTTCACCTCATACCTGATTATGTACACATGGTTGTTCATAGAATGCATCCCTGTCTATTACTTCATCGCCGCATACATCCGCTCCAAGTTTGGCAGGGCTGTCAAATGA
- a CDS encoding AAA family ATPase, whose amino-acid sequence MMLQEATARIQAIRVNLAKVIVGKEEGVDLLLTALLANGHVLLEDVPGTGKTMLAKTLARSLDCSFKRIQFTPDLLPSDLSGINFYNQKTGEFQFRPGPVFSSILLADEINRATPRTQSSLLECMEERQITIDGVTHALEAPFLVIATQNPVDSQGTFPLPEAQLDRFLMRITTGYPTFQEGVHILQRFRENNPLLETSAVATGSEIQELQRLAAAVAVSDDLLGYIIAIVEATRQAPSVKLGASPRAGFALLRAAQGYALIRQRDYVLPDDIKAVAVPVLAHRLLLQRGPGSREGQAAEVVQQVLREVPVPAEPAPAAVRGGRVE is encoded by the coding sequence ATGATGCTTCAGGAAGCTACCGCACGAATACAGGCAATAAGAGTGAATCTTGCTAAGGTTATTGTAGGCAAAGAAGAAGGTGTGGATCTCTTGTTGACCGCCCTGCTGGCAAATGGGCATGTTCTGCTGGAAGATGTACCCGGCACGGGCAAGACGATGCTGGCCAAAACACTGGCGCGCTCGCTGGACTGCTCCTTCAAGCGTATACAGTTTACGCCCGATCTGCTCCCTTCGGATCTTAGCGGAATCAATTTCTATAATCAGAAAACAGGCGAATTCCAGTTCCGCCCTGGCCCGGTGTTCTCCAGCATTCTGCTGGCCGATGAGATCAACCGTGCCACTCCGCGCACCCAGTCCAGCCTGCTGGAATGTATGGAAGAACGGCAGATTACCATCGACGGTGTGACGCATGCGCTGGAAGCGCCTTTTCTGGTCATTGCGACACAGAATCCGGTGGACAGCCAGGGGACCTTTCCGCTGCCTGAAGCGCAGCTGGACCGGTTCCTGATGAGGATCACCACAGGGTATCCAACTTTTCAAGAGGGGGTTCATATCCTTCAGAGATTCCGTGAGAACAACCCCTTATTGGAAACGTCTGCGGTAGCAACCGGGAGTGAAATTCAGGAGCTGCAGCGGCTGGCTGCAGCGGTAGCTGTCAGCGATGACCTGCTGGGTTACATCATCGCAATTGTTGAAGCGACACGCCAAGCGCCATCTGTCAAGCTGGGTGCAAGCCCCCGTGCCGGGTTCGCGCTGCTTCGTGCTGCCCAGGGCTACGCGCTCATCCGGCAGAGAGATTATGTGCTGCCCGATGATATCAAAGCGGTGGCGGTGCCAGTGCTCGCCCACCGTCTGCTTTTGCAGCGCGGACCGGGTTCACGGGAAGGGCAGGCTGCAGAGGTTGTACAGCAGGTGCTGCGTGAAGTGCCGGTTCCGGCGGAACCGGCACCGGCAGCCGTAAGAGGGGGAAGGGTGGAATAG
- a CDS encoding DUF58 domain-containing protein, protein MTLPWFIISTLLMMMFISAIYQRNALKKVNYVRYFSAQAAFEGDTVEMVEEISNGKLLPLPWLRLESSIARGLEFGSQENLGISSGEIYQNHVSLFYLRPYRHIKRTHRVRCEKRGLFRLDTATMTTGDLFGLSRSTQTFPLQLELMVYPVMVDIHELPLPIHSWLGELPVKRWIVHDPFLTAGTREYSAGDSLGSINWKATARTGQMQVHRKDFTADSRLTVCLNMEISDSMWRTVTDRERIELGIRYAATIADYAVSQGIETGLLSNGRLDGDGEHDPVHAEPMGRLEDILSLLARLSLERVLPMSRLLELEAENGITDTDYLIISCHRGAELQQAAEQLRLSGNGVEWLDIPGEVRGSA, encoded by the coding sequence ATGACACTGCCCTGGTTCATCATCAGCACATTGCTGATGATGATGTTCATTTCTGCAATCTATCAGCGGAATGCACTGAAGAAGGTGAATTATGTCCGTTATTTCTCGGCACAGGCAGCGTTTGAGGGAGATACTGTGGAAATGGTAGAAGAGATCAGCAACGGCAAACTTCTGCCCTTGCCTTGGCTTCGTCTGGAGTCCAGCATCGCGAGAGGACTCGAATTTGGCAGCCAGGAGAATCTCGGTATCAGCAGCGGGGAAATCTACCAAAACCATGTGAGCCTGTTCTACCTCAGGCCTTACCGTCATATCAAGCGCACACACCGGGTCCGCTGTGAAAAACGCGGCCTGTTCCGTCTAGATACAGCAACCATGACTACAGGAGACTTGTTTGGCCTTAGCCGCAGTACCCAAACCTTTCCCTTGCAGCTGGAGCTGATGGTATATCCGGTAATGGTGGATATACACGAGCTGCCGCTTCCGATCCACAGCTGGCTGGGCGAGCTTCCCGTCAAACGTTGGATTGTGCACGATCCGTTCTTAACGGCGGGTACGCGCGAATACAGTGCCGGAGATTCCCTGGGCTCCATCAATTGGAAGGCCACGGCCCGTACCGGACAAATGCAGGTTCACCGCAAGGATTTCACAGCCGATTCCAGGCTTACGGTCTGCCTGAATATGGAAATCAGTGATTCCATGTGGAGGACAGTTACGGATAGGGAGCGGATCGAGCTGGGTATCCGGTACGCGGCTACAATAGCCGACTATGCGGTGAGTCAAGGAATTGAGACAGGGCTTCTCAGCAATGGAAGACTGGACGGGGATGGTGAACATGATCCCGTCCATGCAGAGCCGATGGGCCGGCTGGAGGACATCCTTAGCCTGCTGGCGAGGCTGAGTCTCGAAAGAGTACTGCCCATGAGCAGGCTGCTGGAGCTGGAAGCTGAGAATGGAATTACAGATACGGATTATCTGATTATTTCCTGTCACCGCGGCGCCGAGCTTCAGCAGGCGGCTGAGCAGCTCAGACTGTCGGGAAATGGTGTGGAGTGGCTGGATATTCCAGGTGAAGTGAGGGGTAGCGCGTGA
- a CDS encoding MerR family transcriptional regulator yields MVAYLRGELAKEAKVNIETLRFYEKHGLLPQPQRTASGYRVYTEETLTRIVFIQNAKNCGFTLREIKKALKKSEGGHLSIPDFIMAIERKMTAVDLEIAKREKTRLLLGDLKKNLESAERHPGVQETLQILKMED; encoded by the coding sequence GTGGTTGCCTATTTACGCGGAGAACTTGCAAAGGAAGCGAAAGTGAATATAGAAACGTTGAGGTTTTACGAGAAGCATGGGCTGCTTCCCCAGCCGCAGCGGACTGCCTCGGGTTACCGGGTGTATACGGAAGAGACACTTACACGGATTGTTTTTATACAGAACGCCAAGAACTGCGGTTTCACGCTGCGTGAAATCAAAAAAGCTCTGAAAAAATCAGAGGGTGGCCATTTAAGCATCCCTGATTTCATTATGGCTATTGAGCGGAAGATGACCGCCGTTGATCTTGAAATTGCCAAACGCGAGAAAACCAGGCTGCTGCTTGGTGATCTGAAAAAAAACCTCGAATCTGCTGAACGGCATCCGGGTGTGCAGGAGACACTGCAAATCCTCAAAATGGAGGATTAA
- a CDS encoding alpha/beta hydrolase fold domain-containing protein codes for MMPSSIEMLNAIKDYLKQNNQIAGKTAAQIRLELAESAKRMRQLPDISVEKAEMNGLKGEWIDACKDHNPGERRKFILYFHGGGFISGSCEIYRDLAARISAVSGVPVLTVEYRLAPEHVYPAANDDCYASYCWLLETGLQPEDIILGGDSVGATLALMTLLTLRDSGESLPAAAFLLSPHGDLVHLDGESYDSRAELDPTGSREGNQRILQVYLGSYAGELPALLSPLKLGLHGLPPLLIQAGDQEVLLSDAEKLAERIRAAEGEATLEIWENMWSVFQMMSAVLPEAQEAIGNIGSFVRKTWGL; via the coding sequence ATGATGCCAAGTTCTATAGAAATGCTTAATGCCATCAAAGATTATTTGAAGCAAAATAACCAGATTGCCGGAAAAACAGCAGCGCAAATTCGTCTGGAGCTGGCGGAATCCGCCAAACGGATGCGGCAGCTTCCGGACATATCCGTGGAAAAGGCAGAAATGAACGGTCTCAAAGGGGAGTGGATAGATGCCTGTAAGGATCACAACCCGGGGGAGAGAAGGAAGTTCATTCTCTATTTTCATGGAGGAGGATTTATCTCCGGAAGCTGTGAAATTTACCGTGATCTGGCTGCGAGAATTTCTGCCGTAAGCGGTGTGCCTGTACTGACAGTAGAGTATCGCCTGGCTCCTGAGCATGTGTATCCCGCCGCCAATGATGATTGTTATGCCTCCTATTGCTGGCTGCTGGAGACGGGCCTGCAGCCGGAGGACATTATCCTTGGCGGGGATTCTGTAGGTGCCACGCTTGCGCTCATGACATTGCTCACACTGCGGGATTCAGGGGAAAGCCTTCCGGCTGCAGCGTTCCTCCTCTCTCCGCATGGTGATCTCGTTCATCTCGACGGCGAGTCCTATGACAGCAGGGCTGAACTGGACCCTACAGGAAGCAGGGAAGGGAATCAGAGAATCCTGCAGGTTTACCTTGGCAGCTATGCCGGCGAGCTTCCTGCGTTGCTTTCACCGCTTAAGCTTGGCTTGCATGGGCTGCCGCCGCTGTTGATCCAGGCCGGGGATCAGGAAGTGCTGTTGAGCGATGCCGAAAAGCTGGCGGAGCGTATTCGTGCTGCAGAAGGGGAGGCCACGCTGGAGATCTGGGAAAACATGTGGAGCGTGTTCCAGATGATGTCAGCTGTGCTTCCCGAAGCACAGGAGGCAATTGGAAATATCGGGAGTTTTGTCCGGAAAACGTGGGGGCTATAA
- a CDS encoding TetR/AcrR family transcriptional regulator, translating to MDKSNETKEIILRTALEMIKQEGFEKITIRKIAVRSNTNVSLVNYYFGTKDKLISEVIRIMLSGFQDSFDVLDDLSLPPERRLKLFLLHYVRGVEQYPEMLSRIIMMGAGLFASQQEYGEFMRSIGFDKVKNLLKELTNEQDQELLMMMVMQIFGAVFMPALMRPALEAGAGVEMKPAERQIDLLLERYLFNH from the coding sequence ATGGACAAAAGCAATGAGACCAAAGAAATCATTCTTCGTACTGCACTCGAGATGATCAAACAGGAAGGATTCGAGAAGATCACGATCCGCAAAATTGCGGTACGTTCGAATACGAACGTTTCGCTGGTGAATTATTACTTCGGCACTAAGGATAAGCTGATTAGCGAAGTGATCCGGATCATGTTGTCGGGTTTTCAGGATTCTTTTGATGTACTGGATGATCTGTCTCTGCCGCCGGAACGGCGCTTGAAGCTTTTTCTGCTGCACTATGTACGGGGGGTGGAGCAGTATCCGGAGATGTTGTCGCGGATTATTATGATGGGCGCCGGCTTATTTGCGTCACAGCAGGAGTACGGGGAGTTTATGCGGAGCATCGGATTCGATAAAGTCAAGAATCTGCTCAAGGAGCTGACGAATGAACAGGATCAAGAACTTTTAATGATGATGGTGATGCAAATCTTTGGAGCCGTGTTCATGCCTGCACTGATGAGGCCGGCTCTTGAAGCCGGAGCTGGCGTCGAAATGAAGCCAGCCGAGCGTCAGATTGACCTGCTGCTGGAGCGTTACTTATTCAACCACTAA
- a CDS encoding HXXEE domain-containing protein: MNILRKYWPDLGMLVAAATGIGIVLNHRSMSELSMILWFSFIAILVHQFEEYRWPGYFGGLFNIVIFKSEQPKHYPLNPQSAMIINLIIAYVFYLLPVFFPDIIWLALAPIFMGFFQFIWHGIFANIKAKTWYNPGLFAVLVFHFPIGGWYLYYIVTHHLASTTDWIIGSVYFVIAVYLLIIKGNMWLKDIDSPFDFSDKQMGPYPTK; this comes from the coding sequence ATGAATATTTTGCGCAAATACTGGCCTGATCTGGGGATGCTGGTCGCGGCGGCGACAGGAATCGGAATCGTATTGAATCATCGTTCCATGTCTGAACTGAGTATGATTTTATGGTTCAGCTTCATCGCGATCCTGGTGCATCAGTTTGAAGAATACCGCTGGCCCGGTTATTTTGGCGGTTTGTTCAATATCGTTATATTTAAGAGTGAACAGCCGAAGCATTATCCGCTGAACCCGCAATCGGCAATGATCATTAATCTGATCATCGCCTATGTCTTTTATCTCCTTCCGGTCTTCTTCCCGGACATAATTTGGCTGGCGCTGGCTCCAATCTTTATGGGCTTTTTCCAGTTTATCTGGCATGGCATCTTCGCCAATATCAAAGCCAAAACTTGGTATAATCCCGGCCTGTTCGCTGTGCTGGTTTTCCATTTTCCGATCGGAGGATGGTATCTGTACTATATCGTAACGCACCATCTGGCAAGCACGACGGACTGGATTATCGGATCCGTGTATTTTGTGATCGCCGTTTATCTCCTGATTATTAAAGGCAATATGTGGCTGAAGGATATCGATTCGCCGTTTGATTTCTCCGACAAACAGATGGGGCCTTATCCGACCAAATAA
- a CDS encoding beta-galactosidase — MRNHVANEQFELGVCYYPEHWPEEMWAGDYRRMVETGFTIVRMAEFAWSIFEPEEGNFQFELFDKAIDLAHSYGLKVILGTPTATPPAWLTNRYPEVLNVTDEGVTLQHGMRRHYNYSSPKYRELCAGITRQLAQHYANHPGVVGWQIDNELNCEINVFYSESDHQAFREWVQAKYETLDQLNDAWGTVFWNQTYTSWSQIFLPRPTPTSKQPNPHQALDEKRFISDNTISFAKIQADILRELAPSQWVTTNGLFGHLDSHELNEKLLDFFSYDSYPQFASIHTDPEEAEPLRDRSWSLSLSAVRSISPNFCIMEQQSGPGGWVNRMNMPSPKPGKMRLWTYQSIAHGADKLLYFRWRTATMGHEIYWHGLNDYHNQPNRRVREAAQIGRELAEAGKHIVGTRNQADVAILRDYDNEWDGEYDVWHGPFMWQSNKEWFKALQKRHIPNDVLYMRSKTTLKDLIPYQVLIYPHPAIMSDETARLLDQYVQQGGTLIFGCRTGYKDTRGQCYMRLFPGAAKDLCGITVEEFTMVQGTRLPTSICWGNDPEALTGADAFNDILHVEEDTVEVMGTYASDYYAGKPAVTRNRRGKGEVWYYGAVFNAEAAQKIIDSLNLSSPAAEWLELPPEVELQIRNNDKSGYAFLLNYSEEAVTITLKEEKTDLLTGETLSGSCKLEGFGVRVLY; from the coding sequence ATGAGAAACCACGTCGCAAATGAACAGTTTGAGCTTGGCGTATGTTACTACCCCGAACACTGGCCCGAGGAAATGTGGGCCGGCGATTACCGGCGGATGGTTGAAACCGGATTCACCATTGTCCGGATGGCTGAATTCGCCTGGTCTATCTTTGAGCCTGAGGAAGGTAACTTTCAATTCGAATTGTTCGACAAGGCCATTGATCTGGCCCACAGCTATGGACTTAAGGTAATTCTGGGCACACCGACCGCCACACCTCCTGCTTGGCTTACTAACCGTTATCCGGAAGTCCTGAATGTTACGGATGAGGGAGTGACCCTGCAGCATGGCATGCGCCGCCATTATAATTACAGCAGCCCCAAGTACCGGGAGCTCTGTGCCGGAATCACCAGACAGCTTGCACAGCATTATGCCAATCATCCGGGTGTAGTCGGCTGGCAAATTGACAACGAGCTGAATTGCGAAATCAATGTGTTCTACTCGGAGAGCGATCACCAGGCCTTCCGGGAGTGGGTTCAGGCTAAATACGAAACGCTGGATCAACTGAATGACGCTTGGGGGACTGTCTTCTGGAACCAGACCTATACCAGCTGGTCACAAATCTTTCTGCCGCGTCCCACCCCTACATCCAAACAGCCCAACCCGCACCAGGCGCTGGATGAGAAGCGGTTTATTTCGGACAATACGATTTCTTTTGCCAAAATCCAGGCAGATATCCTCCGTGAACTGGCCCCCTCCCAATGGGTAACCACCAATGGCTTGTTCGGCCATCTGGACAGCCATGAGTTAAATGAGAAGCTCCTTGATTTCTTCAGCTATGACTCCTATCCGCAGTTCGCAAGCATTCATACGGACCCGGAAGAAGCAGAGCCGCTGCGGGACCGGAGCTGGAGTCTCTCGCTGTCAGCAGTCCGTTCGATCAGCCCGAACTTCTGCATTATGGAACAGCAGTCCGGACCCGGCGGCTGGGTCAACCGTATGAATATGCCTTCACCCAAACCAGGCAAAATGCGGCTCTGGACCTATCAGTCTATCGCCCATGGAGCGGACAAGCTGCTCTACTTCCGCTGGCGGACGGCAACGATGGGCCATGAGATTTACTGGCACGGCCTGAATGATTATCACAACCAGCCGAACCGCAGAGTACGGGAAGCCGCACAGATTGGACGGGAACTAGCTGAAGCAGGCAAGCATATTGTTGGTACCCGCAATCAGGCGGACGTTGCCATTCTGCGCGATTACGACAATGAATGGGACGGTGAATATGATGTCTGGCATGGACCGTTCATGTGGCAGAGCAACAAGGAATGGTTCAAGGCGCTGCAAAAGCGGCATATTCCGAATGATGTCCTTTACATGCGCAGCAAGACCACGCTCAAAGACCTCATTCCGTATCAGGTGCTGATCTACCCGCATCCGGCGATTATGAGCGATGAAACTGCGAGGCTGCTTGATCAATATGTGCAGCAAGGCGGAACGCTTATTTTTGGCTGCCGGACCGGATACAAGGATACCCGCGGACAATGCTATATGCGGCTTTTTCCCGGCGCAGCCAAGGATCTGTGCGGAATCACCGTAGAAGAATTCACTATGGTCCAAGGAACCCGCCTGCCGACTTCTATCTGCTGGGGAAATGACCCTGAGGCACTTACGGGTGCGGATGCTTTTAACGATATTCTTCATGTGGAAGAGGACACAGTAGAGGTCATGGGCACCTATGCATCTGATTATTATGCCGGCAAACCTGCGGTTACCCGAAACCGGCGGGGCAAAGGTGAAGTTTGGTACTACGGAGCTGTATTTAATGCAGAAGCGGCGCAGAAAATCATAGACAGCCTAAACCTTAGCTCTCCTGCCGCAGAGTGGCTGGAGCTGCCTCCGGAAGTGGAACTGCAAATCCGCAACAATGATAAGTCCGGTTATGCATTCCTGTTGAACTACAGCGAAGAGGCCGTAACGATCACGCTCAAAGAGGAGAAGACTGATCTGCTGACAGGTGAAACCCTCTCCGGCTCGTGTAAGCTGGAAGGTTTTGGAGTCCGGGTGCTCTATTAA